A region of Vespula vulgaris chromosome 1, iyVesVulg1.1, whole genome shotgun sequence DNA encodes the following proteins:
- the LOC127063434 gene encoding muskelin: MASGENSNFEKVLEFRIYKCSSFSASYVPENILVDKPSDQTSRWSSDIDNPRQFLTLKLQCPSIVKTITFGKYEKTHVCNIKKFKIYGGLEPENMMELLESGLNNDSVPETFDLKHVLGNEGNYFPVRYIKILPLQSWGPSFNFSIWHVRLNGINDSKIVGPSIEWVNMYRQKEVIRLCMKHFRRLEQPEVVETLQRVTGVTLEDPRLSMLYDLLVTKGDHLQAEGFISNAVMTGLLNDYINAQTYRAVWTKLSTNDPKPGMRGGHQMVLDPTAEMLYLFGGWDGNQDLSDLWVYNIPANKWTLICKDTESVGGPSARSCHKMCLDPERRQLFTLGRYLDTQYRTPENLKSDFYVYDIESNKWTQISEDTGAVGGPQLIFDHQMSMDIEKRIIYVFGGRVLVSSSNSENHAMPANSTEPIFSGLYSYHVPTGTWSRLACDIARQCPPNVPTIRSRAGHSMLFHSGSRKLYIFAGKRGKEYLSDFFTYEVDTNQVEHINYNDFGAKDSNRVPAAGFTQRATIDCNLDEIYVLSGLSKDKDERDDNVQNSFWVYTIKNNKWCCIYRNENFGEKYWSKMQDYEPCPRFAHQLVYDHIKKVHYLFGGNPGRSCLPNLRLDDFWQLKLCRPSHEQILKKCKLIIRKHKFEELALNNSIEALEYLQTKVSEIIDHDDTEQTKEFQLLTSILFREQTRSLDEAASSNSASSTVLGNFLGMNTDQYITIRNVHTLRIELYDKLAEFFPESLTQPRVNLIDLLPL; the protein is encoded by the exons ATGGCGTCTGGCGAAAATAGTAATTTTGAGAAAGTTTTGGAATTTAGGATTTATAAGTGCTCTAGTTTTTCAGCTTCTTACGTACCTga GAATATTCTTGTAGATAAACCGTCGGATCAAACTTCACGTTGGTCTTCTGATATTGACAATCCTCGCCAG tttCTTACATTGAAATTGCAATGTCCCTCCATTGTTAAAACTATTACTTTTGGCAAATATGAAAAAACTCATGTAtgcaatataaagaaatttaaaatatatggtGGACTAGAACCTGAGAATATGATGGAACTTCTAGAaag tggATTGAATAATGATTCTGTACCAGAAACATTTGATTTGAAGCACGTTTTAGGAAATGaaggaaattattttcctGTTAGATACATAAAAATTCTTCCTCTTCAATCTTGGGGGCCcagttttaatttttctatttggcATGTACGGTTAAATGGTATCAATGATTCTAAAATTGTAGGACCTTCTATCGAATGGGTAAATATG taTCGtcaaaaagaagtaataaggTTATGTATGAAACATTTTCGGAGACTCGAACAACCAGAAGTTGTGGAGACTTTGCAAAGAGTCACAGGAGTTACTTTAGAAGATCCTCGTTTATCTATGTTATATGATTTGTTAGTTACAAAAGGTGATCATCTTCAGGCAGAAGGCTTTATAAGCAATGCAGTTATGA CTGGACTACTGAATGACTATATCAATGCTCAGACCTATAGAGCGGTTTGGACAAAATTATCTACAAACGATCCTAAACCTGGAATGAGAGGAGGACATCAGATGGTCCTGGATCCAACTGCCGAAATGTTGTATCTATTTGGAGGATGGGATGGAAATCAGGATTTGTCAGATTTATGGGTTTATAACATACCTGCTAATAAATGGACACTCATATGCAAAGATACTGAATCAGTA gGTGGACCTAGTGCTCGATCATGTCATAAAATGTGTCTTGATCCAGAAAGACGACAACTCTTTACACTCGGACGATATTTGGATACACAATATAGAACACCAGAAAATCTAAAAAgtgatttttatgtttatgaTATTGAATCAAATAAATGGACACAAATATCAGAAGATACTGGTGCTGTTGGTGGACCTCAACTAATATTTGATCATCAAATGTCAATGGATATtgaaaaacgaataatttatgtatttgGTGGCAGAGTTCTTGTCTCATCTTCCAA TTCTGAAAATCATGCAATGCCAGCAAACTCGACAGAACCAATATTTTCTGGATTATATTCTTATCATGTGCCAACTGGTACTTGGAGTCGACTTGCTTGTGATATTGCAAGACAGTGTCCTCCAAACGTACCGACTATTAGATCACGAGCAGGGCATTCTATGTTGTTTCATTCA GGTTCTCGAAAGTTGTATATATTCGCAGGTAAACGAGGTAAAGAATATTTAAGTGACTTTTTTACTTATGAAGTAGATACAAATCAAGTAgaacatataaattataatgacTTTGGGGCAAAAGATTCTAATCGTGTTCCGGCAGCTGGTTTTACTCAGAGGGCAACAATTGATTGTAACCTTGatgaaatatatgttttatcg GGTTTAAGTAAAGACAAAGATGAAAGAGATGACAATGTACAGAATTCTTTTTGGGTttatactattaaaaataacaaatggTGTTGTATTTATCGTAATGAAAATTTTGGGGAAAAATATTGGAGTAAAATGCAAGATTACGAACCATGTCCACGATTTGCACACCAGTTAGTCTATGATCATATAAAAaag gttcattatttatttggtGGAAATCCAGGTCGATCTTGCCTTCCAAATTTACGACTTGATGATTTTTGGCAATTAAAATTATGTAGACCATCTCATGaacagatattaaaaaagtgtAAATTAATCATTAGAAAACATAAATTTGAAGAACTTGCTTTGAATAATAGTATTGAAGCATTGGAATATTTACAAACAAAAGTATCAGAAATTATCGATCATGATGATACAGAGCAAACAAAAGag TTTCAATTGTTGACATCTATACTATTTCGAGAACAAACAAGATCACTGGATGAAGCTGCAAGTTCTAATTCAGCTTCTAGCACTGTTTTAGGTAACTTTCTTGGTATGAATACAGATCAGTATATAACAATACGCAACGTTCACACTTTGAGAATTGAGCTATATGACAAACTTGCAGAATTTTTTCCCGAATCACTTACACAACCACGCGTTAACCTAATTGATCTTTTGCCATTATGA